A single Fundidesulfovibrio terrae DNA region contains:
- a CDS encoding CBS and ACT domain-containing protein: MLIRDWMTKEVITVGPETSMMKASKLMREHKISRIPVVDDSFRLLGIVSDRDLKEASPSKATSLDMHELYYLLSEIKVKDIMTKTPLAVKPTETVEKAAVLMMNNHFGGLPVVDENLKVVGIITDSDVFKVLVNITGITEGGVQLAFSLPNAEGSLKAIIDDLKEYNARIISVLTSFTHADEGHRSVYIRIQDPDKAVLNDMVAKLSSKYTLLYWVRDNLNPIIP; the protein is encoded by the coding sequence CCATGATGAAGGCCTCCAAGCTCATGCGCGAACACAAGATCAGCAGGATTCCGGTGGTGGACGACTCCTTCCGCCTCCTGGGCATCGTCTCTGACCGCGACCTCAAGGAGGCCTCACCCTCCAAGGCCACGTCGCTCGACATGCACGAGCTGTACTACCTGCTCTCCGAGATCAAGGTCAAAGACATCATGACCAAGACCCCCCTGGCGGTGAAGCCCACGGAAACCGTGGAAAAGGCCGCCGTGCTCATGATGAACAACCACTTCGGCGGCCTGCCCGTGGTGGACGAGAACCTCAAGGTGGTGGGCATCATCACCGACTCCGACGTCTTCAAGGTGCTGGTGAACATCACCGGCATCACCGAGGGCGGCGTGCAGCTGGCCTTCAGCCTGCCCAACGCCGAGGGCTCCCTCAAGGCCATCATCGACGACCTCAAGGAGTACAACGCCCGCATCATCAGCGTGCTGACCTCCTTCACCCACGCCGACGAGGGACACCGCTCCGTCTACATCCGCATCCAGGACCCGGACAAGGCCGTGCTCAACGACATGGTGGCCAAGCTCTCCAGCAAGTACACCCTGCTCTACTGGGTTCGCGACAACCTGAACCCCATCATTCCCTAG
- a CDS encoding manganese efflux pump MntP family protein, with product MPFATLLAIAVALAMDAFAVSLATGICLRKARASQTLRMAGAFGFFQAAMPVAGWVLGLTVRSFVTAYAGWAAFGLLSLVGGKMIWEGARGDDAGEHCDPKDPTKGLQLIMLAVATSIDALAVGLSFSVLGETIWFPALVIGVVCFVITAAGVKIGCMAGHVSAVSRYAEVLGGLTLVGIGLNIVLGG from the coding sequence ATGCCTTTCGCGACCCTTCTCGCCATAGCCGTGGCCCTGGCCATGGACGCCTTCGCCGTCTCCCTGGCCACCGGCATCTGCCTGCGCAAGGCCCGCGCCTCCCAGACCCTGCGCATGGCCGGCGCCTTCGGCTTCTTCCAGGCGGCCATGCCCGTCGCGGGCTGGGTTCTGGGGCTTACCGTGCGCTCGTTCGTTACGGCCTACGCGGGCTGGGCGGCTTTCGGTCTTCTGTCCCTGGTGGGCGGCAAGATGATCTGGGAGGGCGCACGCGGCGATGACGCCGGAGAGCACTGCGACCCCAAGGACCCCACCAAGGGCCTGCAGCTGATCATGCTGGCCGTGGCCACAAGCATCGACGCCCTGGCCGTGGGCCTGTCCTTTTCGGTGCTGGGCGAGACCATCTGGTTCCCGGCCCTGGTGATCGGCGTGGTGTGCTTCGTCATCACCGCCGCCGGGGTGAAGATCGGCTGCATGGCCGGGCACGTCTCCGCCGTGAGCCGCTACGCCGAGGTGCTGGGCGGGCTGACCCTGGTGGGCATCGGGCTCAACATCGTCCTGGGCGGGTAG
- a CDS encoding DUF475 domain-containing protein has translation MDILSASLTVAGLCLFETISSIDNAIINAEVLSSMSPKYRRWFLIWGIIIAVFAVRGILPWLIVWGVTPGIGPLEALTATFSSDPRVMEAVNSSAPVLLMGGGIFLILLFFHWIFLEEKNFGLPGERYLMRHGVWFYAIASILLTLIVWFALKVNAHMAFGAVVGSTAFFITHGFKQNAEQSEQELLHSHKSDLAKIFYLEIIDATFSIDGVLGAFAFTLSVPLILVGNGLGAFVVRELTVRNVETIKKYRFLKNGAMYSVLLLGWIMVLDAFGMHIPHWVSPAATFGVVGYFFLKSRKVLL, from the coding sequence ATGGACATCCTTTCCGCCTCGCTTACCGTCGCGGGCCTGTGCCTGTTCGAGACCATAAGCTCCATCGACAACGCCATCATCAACGCCGAGGTGCTCTCATCCATGAGCCCCAAATACCGGCGCTGGTTCCTCATCTGGGGCATCATCATCGCGGTGTTCGCGGTTCGCGGCATCCTGCCCTGGCTCATCGTCTGGGGCGTGACCCCGGGCATCGGCCCCCTGGAGGCCCTCACGGCCACCTTCTCCTCCGATCCCAGGGTCATGGAGGCCGTGAACTCCTCGGCGCCGGTGCTGCTCATGGGCGGCGGCATCTTCCTGATCCTGCTCTTTTTCCACTGGATATTCCTGGAGGAGAAGAACTTCGGCCTGCCCGGCGAGCGCTACCTCATGCGCCACGGGGTCTGGTTCTACGCCATCGCTTCGATCCTGCTGACCCTCATCGTGTGGTTCGCCCTCAAGGTGAACGCCCATATGGCCTTCGGCGCGGTGGTGGGCTCCACGGCCTTCTTCATCACCCACGGATTCAAGCAGAACGCCGAGCAGAGCGAGCAGGAGCTCCTGCACTCCCACAAGTCCGACCTGGCCAAGATCTTCTACCTGGAGATCATCGACGCCACCTTCTCCATCGACGGCGTGCTCGGAGCCTTCGCCTTCACCTTGTCCGTTCCCCTGATCCTGGTGGGCAACGGCCTGGGGGCCTTCGTGGTGCGCGAGCTCACCGTGCGCAACGTGGAAACCATCAAAAAATATCGCTTTCTCAAGAACGGAGCCATGTACTCGGTGCTGCTGCTGGGATGGATCATGGTCCTGGACGCCTTCGGCATGCACATCCCCCACTGGGTGTCCCCGGCGGCAACTTTCGGCGTGGTGGGCTACTTTTTCCTGAAGTCGCGCAAGGTGCTCCTGTAG
- a CDS encoding EF-hand domain-containing protein — protein sequence MKRTIACVFAFSLVLGASGLSLAQDDAAAPKGGRAFSLHDANGDGKITKEEFLAAAQKRAEARFAKLDKDNKGYLTKEDFIAARTAHGKGRKAAAPAAQ from the coding sequence ATGAAACGCACGATCGCCTGTGTCTTCGCTTTCTCCCTGGTCCTTGGCGCTTCCGGCCTGTCCCTGGCCCAGGACGACGCAGCCGCGCCCAAGGGCGGCAGGGCTTTCTCCCTGCACGACGCCAACGGCGACGGCAAGATCACCAAGGAAGAGTTCCTGGCCGCCGCCCAGAAGCGGGCCGAGGCGCGCTTCGCCAAGCTGGACAAGGACAACAAGGGCTACCTGACCAAGGAAGACTTCATCGCCGCCCGTACCGCCCACGGCAAAGGCCGGAAGGCCGCCGCACCGGCCGCCCAGTAG
- a CDS encoding response regulator has product MNQTPRRRILVADDDPVNRRLASMLLDRAGHDAVVVEDGLAAVAAFPGGFDLILLDVDMPGLTGLEAATRIRAAEKAATLPRTVVVALTGYSGHHDRQVCLEAGMDDVLVKPLTPEVLDRLLK; this is encoded by the coding sequence ATGAACCAGACGCCACGCCGCCGCATTCTGGTGGCCGACGACGACCCCGTGAACCGCCGCCTCGCCAGCATGCTGCTCGACCGGGCCGGGCATGACGCCGTGGTGGTGGAAGACGGCCTGGCCGCCGTGGCCGCCTTCCCGGGCGGCTTCGACCTGATCCTCCTGGACGTGGACATGCCGGGCCTGACCGGCCTGGAGGCCGCCACGCGGATCAGGGCCGCAGAAAAAGCCGCAACCCTCCCCCGGACCGTCGTCGTGGCCCTGACCGGCTACTCCGGCCACCACGACCGCCAGGTCTGCCTGGAGGCGGGCATGGACGACGTGCTGGTCAAGCCCCTCACCCCCGAAGTCCTGGACCGGCTGCTCAAGTAG
- a CDS encoding ADP-ribosylglycohydrolase family protein, whose translation MSGNSSYMVLGSFVGDSLALGVHWIYDQERIAALGRLDGLKAPPPGSHHTAKQAGDFTHYGDQTLVLLASLAEKGVFDPADFSTRWRALFSGGSTIYADRATKNTLSQLAAGWEPADAGSASDELAGASRIAPLVHSLRSDVEAMVQACRAQTGLTHNNAKIMDSAEFFARTAHAALSGVAPTEGMAKALEGRFPGSPLHGWFKDAQAAAGEDSVKAVARFGQSCHVDGAFQSTVQLISRGQDSPAEALVDSAMAGGDSAARNMLVGMVLCAWKGEGALPQGWIDGMRKKGEIEALLSRIG comes from the coding sequence ATGTCCGGCAATTCCAGCTACATGGTGCTCGGCTCTTTCGTGGGCGACAGCTTGGCCCTTGGCGTCCATTGGATCTACGACCAGGAGCGCATCGCCGCCCTGGGCCGCCTGGACGGGCTCAAGGCCCCTCCGCCAGGCTCCCACCACACCGCAAAGCAAGCCGGCGATTTCACCCATTACGGCGACCAGACCCTGGTGCTGCTTGCGTCCCTGGCGGAAAAGGGCGTCTTCGACCCCGCGGACTTCTCCACCCGCTGGCGCGCCCTGTTCTCGGGCGGCTCCACCATCTACGCGGACCGGGCCACCAAGAACACCTTGTCGCAGCTGGCAGCTGGATGGGAACCCGCCGACGCGGGCTCCGCGTCCGACGAACTGGCCGGAGCCTCGCGCATAGCCCCTCTGGTCCACTCCCTGCGCTCCGACGTGGAGGCCATGGTCCAGGCGTGCCGCGCCCAGACCGGGCTGACCCACAACAACGCCAAGATAATGGACTCCGCCGAGTTCTTCGCCCGCACCGCGCATGCGGCCTTAAGCGGCGTCGCGCCCACGGAGGGCATGGCCAAGGCCCTGGAGGGCCGCTTCCCGGGCTCGCCCCTGCACGGCTGGTTCAAGGACGCCCAGGCCGCCGCCGGCGAGGATTCGGTCAAGGCCGTGGCCCGCTTCGGCCAGAGCTGCCACGTGGACGGGGCCTTCCAGTCCACGGTGCAACTCATCTCCCGGGGCCAGGATTCTCCGGCCGAGGCGCTGGTGGATTCGGCCATGGCCGGGGGAGACTCGGCCGCGCGCAACATGCTGGTGGGCATGGTGCTCTGCGCCTGGAAGGGGGAGGGAGCGCTGCCCCAGGGCTGGATCGACGGGATGCGCAAGAAGGGCGAAATCGAGGCACTGCTGAGCAGGATCGGGTAA
- a CDS encoding DUF1980 domain-containing protein, with amino-acid sequence MRLAGRIPGLVEAACLVGLAAFLAYLLVAGNYWMYLNPKFRGLSWAAVAALGGLGVYSAARPPVGATWLRASLYLSVLGLCLMSELGLQRWFSVSGVDSQAVEQEQAPLPSRVTVGGQEYIRLNLGELYDIAGKGPSPLLQGNYAVRGFVRRSPETDAKGEFVLYRLALYCCFADSTAVGFRVRPPKGAALPENGSWQVVYGALEASGDPDSDKIATIEGSAFASVNPDYRFTARRMESEKVPGTGMMYEWRSEEPYAY; translated from the coding sequence ATGAGGCTTGCAGGCAGGATTCCCGGACTGGTTGAGGCGGCGTGCCTCGTGGGATTGGCCGCATTTCTGGCCTACCTGCTGGTGGCGGGCAACTACTGGATGTACCTGAACCCCAAGTTCAGGGGGCTCTCCTGGGCGGCGGTAGCCGCGCTGGGCGGGCTCGGGGTCTATTCGGCGGCGCGTCCGCCCGTTGGGGCCACTTGGCTTCGGGCGTCGCTGTATCTTTCGGTGCTGGGCCTGTGCCTGATGAGCGAGCTCGGCCTGCAACGCTGGTTCTCGGTCTCGGGAGTCGATTCCCAAGCCGTGGAGCAGGAGCAGGCCCCCCTGCCCTCCCGGGTCACGGTCGGCGGCCAGGAGTACATCCGCCTCAACCTGGGCGAGCTTTACGACATCGCGGGCAAGGGTCCGTCCCCGCTGCTCCAGGGGAACTACGCCGTGCGCGGCTTCGTGCGCAGAAGCCCGGAGACCGACGCCAAGGGCGAATTCGTCCTCTACCGGCTGGCCCTGTATTGCTGCTTCGCGGATTCGACGGCCGTGGGATTCAGGGTGCGCCCCCCCAAGGGCGCGGCCCTGCCGGAAAACGGCTCCTGGCAGGTGGTCTACGGAGCGCTCGAGGCTTCCGGCGATCCCGATTCCGACAAGATCGCCACCATCGAGGGGTCGGCCTTCGCCTCGGTGAATCCGGACTACCGCTTCACGGCCCGGCGCATGGAATCCGAAAAGGTCCCGGGCACGGGCATGATGTACGAATGGCGCTCGGAAGAGCCCTACGCGTACTGA
- a CDS encoding permease — translation MLQLETIELFAQVCVAILLEASPFLLLGALASGLFEVFVPRETLERMMPRSPLAGVLAGVVLGMVMPCCECGIVPLIRRLLRKGVPPATAMTFMLAGPVINPVVLASTYVAFQGDASVVGLRCALVGLIAAVIGYSFRNARPEDLLLTKAAPVRSACGCGEDEPLFGSLSDAVPPDEAEQPSLGSRLDHALRHAQADFLDMFKILVIGAVIAAAFKTLAPSGLVALLEKDLLLSVTGMMALAVILSLCSQADAFVAASFTGFPFAARLAFLALGPILDFKLVLMWQGAFKPGVVRRLILVPAVIVFSACMLLGAFARIGS, via the coding sequence ATGCTTCAGCTTGAAACCATCGAATTGTTCGCGCAGGTGTGCGTGGCCATCCTTCTGGAGGCTTCGCCCTTTTTGCTGCTTGGAGCGCTGGCCTCGGGGCTCTTCGAGGTGTTCGTGCCGCGCGAGACCCTGGAGCGCATGATGCCCCGCTCCCCCCTGGCCGGGGTGCTGGCCGGGGTGGTGCTGGGCATGGTGATGCCCTGCTGCGAATGCGGCATCGTGCCGCTCATCCGCAGGCTCCTTCGCAAGGGCGTGCCCCCGGCGACGGCCATGACCTTCATGCTGGCCGGGCCGGTGATCAACCCGGTGGTGCTGGCCTCCACCTATGTGGCCTTCCAGGGCGACGCCTCGGTGGTCGGCCTGCGCTGTGCCCTGGTAGGGCTCATCGCCGCCGTGATCGGCTACTCCTTCCGCAACGCCCGCCCCGAGGATCTGCTGCTGACCAAGGCCGCGCCGGTCCGCTCCGCCTGTGGCTGCGGGGAAGACGAGCCCCTGTTCGGGTCGCTTTCCGACGCCGTGCCCCCGGACGAGGCGGAACAGCCTTCCCTCGGGTCGCGCCTGGACCACGCCCTGCGCCACGCCCAAGCCGATTTCCTGGACATGTTCAAGATCCTGGTGATCGGCGCGGTGATCGCGGCCGCGTTCAAGACCCTGGCCCCGTCCGGGCTGGTGGCGCTTCTCGAGAAGGATCTCCTGCTCTCGGTGACGGGCATGATGGCCCTGGCGGTGATCCTGTCCCTGTGCTCCCAGGCGGACGCCTTCGTGGCGGCCTCCTTCACCGGCTTTCCTTTCGCGGCCCGCCTGGCCTTTCTGGCTCTCGGGCCGATTCTCGACTTCAAACTGGTGCTCATGTGGCAGGGGGCGTTCAAGCCGGGCGTGGTGCGCAGGCTTATCCTCGTCCCGGCCGTGATCGTCTTTTCCGCCTGCATGCTGCTGGGTGCTTTCGCGAGGATAGGGTCATGA
- a CDS encoding aminodeoxychorismate/anthranilate synthase component II, whose protein sequence is MRILLADNRDSFTRNLEHLLHRVCGVAPEIVSYPDLDSEAAARFDLTVVSPGPGHPRDYPAYGPLLASGRPVLGVCLGLQIATLHFGGEVSRLPGCFHGRPSRFEIFGRQVDAARYHSLYVSRPGPDMEVLARCGEIPMAARHRTLPVLGLQFHPESFLTPQGAEIIRECLQMLLPG, encoded by the coding sequence ATGCGCATCCTGCTGGCGGACAACCGGGACAGCTTCACCCGCAACCTCGAACACCTGCTGCACAGGGTCTGCGGCGTGGCCCCCGAGATCGTTTCCTACCCGGATTTGGACTCCGAGGCTGCCGCCCGCTTCGACCTGACCGTGGTCTCGCCCGGTCCGGGGCACCCGCGCGACTATCCGGCCTACGGCCCCCTGCTTGCCTCGGGGCGCCCGGTGCTGGGCGTGTGCCTGGGGCTTCAGATCGCGACCCTGCACTTCGGGGGCGAGGTGTCGCGCCTGCCCGGCTGCTTCCACGGCCGGCCCAGCCGCTTCGAGATCTTCGGTAGGCAGGTGGACGCCGCGCGCTACCACTCGCTGTACGTGAGCCGTCCGGGACCGGACATGGAAGTGCTGGCCCGCTGCGGCGAGATTCCCATGGCCGCGCGGCACAGGACCCTTCCGGTGCTCGGGTTGCAGTTCCACCCAGAATCGTTTCTCACCCCGCAGGGAGCGGAGATCATCCGTGAGTGCCTACAGATGCTCCTGCCCGGTTGA
- a CDS encoding chorismate-binding protein, translated as MSAYRCSCPVEGLGWLEALAPHAPDALVTPPMPGVPASGLVGLWPVAEWRMGRDGGKEELKRFCFATAGSALGFLSYHAGFGAMGLDLPAPDFPAGVFRKYAVLLAPSPDARLVHVFSDDKARAREAAALVRQGPGQGAVRNDGGGPALPAFPGGLRASLDRPGYEQAVTRALTHILDGDVYQLNLSIRFEADLPDGLAATSLFTGLMRAHPAMFYGLYHDSPYAVVSTSPERFIRVRQGKVLSQPIKGTRRVGQDRTAALRELLASPKEDAELSMIVDLIRNDVGANCAYGSVGVSNHRSVFEVDGLLQMYSNVTGRLRGGSTCLDLLWDALPPGSVTGCPKRRAVEIIADLEPHHREASYGCLAVVQGPRDLDSSVAIRTAALDSRRGVLGFHAGSGIVVDSDPAMEYEETLAKAAKFLALTGRADA; from the coding sequence GTGAGTGCCTACAGATGCTCCTGCCCGGTTGAGGGCCTAGGCTGGCTTGAGGCCCTGGCGCCTCACGCTCCGGACGCCCTGGTCACCCCGCCCATGCCCGGCGTGCCCGCCTCGGGCCTGGTGGGGCTGTGGCCCGTGGCCGAATGGCGCATGGGCAGGGACGGCGGCAAGGAGGAGCTCAAGCGCTTCTGTTTCGCCACTGCGGGATCGGCCCTCGGATTTTTGAGCTACCACGCCGGGTTTGGCGCAATGGGGCTCGACCTTCCCGCGCCGGACTTCCCGGCCGGGGTTTTCCGCAAATACGCGGTGCTCCTGGCCCCGAGCCCGGATGCGCGGCTGGTGCATGTTTTCTCGGACGATAAGGCTCGCGCCCGTGAGGCAGCCGCCCTTGTCCGCCAGGGGCCGGGGCAGGGAGCGGTCAGAAATGACGGAGGCGGCCCGGCGCTGCCTGCGTTTCCGGGAGGGCTGCGGGCCTCCCTGGACCGGCCGGGCTATGAGCAGGCCGTTACCCGGGCGCTTACCCATATACTGGACGGCGACGTCTACCAGCTCAATCTCTCCATCCGCTTCGAGGCGGACCTGCCGGACGGCCTCGCGGCCACGAGCCTGTTCACGGGGCTCATGCGCGCCCACCCGGCCATGTTTTACGGTTTGTACCACGATTCGCCATACGCAGTCGTGTCCACTTCGCCGGAGCGCTTCATCCGGGTGCGCCAGGGAAAGGTGCTCAGCCAGCCCATCAAGGGCACGCGCCGGGTCGGGCAGGACCGAACGGCGGCGTTGCGAGAGCTTCTGGCCTCGCCCAAGGAGGACGCCGAGCTCTCCATGATCGTGGACCTCATCCGGAACGATGTCGGCGCGAACTGCGCCTACGGGTCCGTGGGCGTCTCGAACCACCGGTCGGTGTTCGAGGTGGACGGCCTCCTCCAGATGTACTCCAACGTCACCGGCAGGCTGCGGGGCGGCTCCACCTGCCTGGACCTCCTGTGGGACGCCCTGCCACCGGGGTCGGTCACGGGCTGCCCCAAGCGCCGGGCCGTGGAGATCATCGCGGACCTGGAGCCGCACCACCGCGAAGCCTCCTATGGCTGCCTGGCCGTGGTGCAAGGACCGCGCGACCTGGACAGTTCCGTGGCCATCCGTACCGCCGCGCTGGACTCCAGGCGCGGGGTGCTCGGATTTCACGCCGGAAGCGGGATTGTCGTGGATTCCGATCCCGCGATGGAGTATGAGGAGACGTTGGCAAAGGCTGCGAAATTCCTTGCGCTCACCGGGAGGGCAGACGCATGA
- a CDS encoding aminotransferase class IV, which yields MKAWIDGRIAGDAAPLRVSGPAFRCGMGVFETILHHGHRLPRFERHLERMRASLEYLGIGFELPGEEDLRRAVLDVALANGLSGETARVNLFCYQDSPASPASLCITAIPHVLDPDAARSLVVYPHAHVSHLCAHKTMANMHQRLAWEYARKAGVDDAVLADAGGSVLEAACAALVFSDGHGFFVSDSPYKLPSLALEAASRSLSVEPVYIGLDQLPGFKHAYWLNSLGGIQPVIRIDAVRYEPDWDTCRPLLRDLLGLDD from the coding sequence ATGAAAGCCTGGATAGACGGCCGCATCGCCGGGGACGCGGCCCCCCTGCGCGTAAGCGGCCCGGCCTTCCGTTGCGGCATGGGGGTTTTCGAGACCATCCTGCATCACGGCCATCGCCTGCCGCGCTTCGAGCGGCACCTGGAGCGCATGCGGGCCAGCCTCGAATACCTGGGCATCGGCTTCGAGCTGCCCGGCGAAGAGGACTTGAGGCGCGCCGTGCTGGACGTGGCCCTGGCCAATGGCCTCTCCGGCGAGACCGCCCGGGTGAACCTGTTCTGCTACCAGGACTCCCCGGCCAGCCCGGCCAGCCTGTGCATCACGGCCATCCCGCACGTCCTGGACCCGGACGCCGCGCGCTCCCTGGTCGTATATCCGCATGCCCACGTCTCCCACCTGTGCGCCCACAAGACCATGGCCAACATGCACCAGCGCCTGGCCTGGGAATACGCCCGGAAGGCCGGCGTGGACGACGCCGTGCTGGCCGACGCCGGCGGGAGCGTGCTGGAGGCGGCCTGCGCGGCCCTGGTCTTCTCCGACGGGCATGGGTTCTTCGTGAGCGATTCGCCCTACAAGCTGCCGAGCTTGGCCCTGGAGGCCGCCTCGCGCAGCCTTTCCGTGGAGCCGGTGTACATCGGGCTCGACCAGTTGCCCGGCTTCAAGCACGCCTACTGGCTCAACAGCCTGGGCGGTATACAACCTGTAATACGGATCGACGCGGTGCGCTACGAGCCGGACTGGGACACCTGCCGCCCGCTCCTGCGCGACCTTCTGGGCCTGGACGATTGA
- a CDS encoding sirohydrochlorin cobaltochelatase: protein MRSSLTRPGLRKIASLILLLGLLALSQAAWAAHGEARPEKRGVLLVAFGTSVAGADAAYVNIEKKLKEEIPGVEVRWAYSSKIVRHKLAGGEKPVKLDSPAEALAKMMDEDFTHVAVQSLQTIPGQEFHALSETARSFSGMPKGMKKVAVGLPLLATTQDLTRVADALAQSAPKERKVGEAVVFVGHGTKHPANVYYPGLQYYLWKKDRLAFVGTVEGSPTREDVLAELAESNVKKAYLVPLLAVAGDHAHNDIAGDEPGSWKTVLTKAGIACVPVLKGTAESDAVAAIWVDHVKAALAQLGTDK, encoded by the coding sequence ATGCGCAGTTCCCTCACCAGGCCCGGCCTGCGAAAAATCGCGTCGCTCATTCTTCTGCTCGGGCTGCTGGCCCTGTCCCAGGCGGCCTGGGCCGCTCACGGCGAGGCCCGGCCCGAGAAGCGCGGCGTGCTGCTGGTGGCCTTCGGCACAAGCGTGGCCGGAGCCGACGCGGCCTACGTGAACATCGAAAAGAAGCTGAAAGAGGAGATCCCGGGCGTGGAGGTCCGCTGGGCGTATTCCTCCAAGATCGTCCGGCACAAGCTGGCCGGGGGCGAGAAGCCCGTGAAGCTCGATTCCCCGGCCGAGGCCCTGGCCAAAATGATGGACGAGGACTTCACCCACGTGGCCGTGCAGTCCCTGCAGACCATCCCCGGCCAGGAGTTCCACGCCCTGTCCGAGACCGCGCGGTCATTCTCCGGCATGCCCAAGGGCATGAAGAAAGTGGCGGTGGGCCTGCCGCTGCTGGCCACCACCCAGGACCTCACGCGCGTGGCCGACGCCTTGGCCCAGTCCGCTCCCAAGGAGCGCAAGGTGGGCGAGGCCGTGGTCTTCGTGGGCCACGGGACGAAGCATCCGGCCAACGTCTATTATCCCGGCCTGCAGTACTACCTCTGGAAGAAGGACCGGCTGGCCTTCGTGGGAACCGTGGAAGGCTCCCCCACCCGGGAGGACGTGCTGGCTGAACTCGCCGAAAGCAATGTGAAGAAGGCCTACCTCGTGCCGCTGCTGGCAGTGGCGGGCGACCACGCCCATAACGACATCGCCGGCGATGAGCCGGGCTCCTGGAAAACCGTCCTCACCAAGGCGGGGATCGCCTGCGTGCCGGTGCTCAAGGGCACGGCCGAGTCCGACGCCGTGGCCGCCATCTGGGTGGACCACGTCAAGGCGGCCCTGGCGCAGCTCGGGACGGACAAATGA
- a CDS encoding FecCD family ABC transporter permease, with product MNRTVLVMLLALAALILAAAGSGAVPVPMADAARVLAAKLLGRPGWLDGVPEMSAALVWDVRLPRILTALAVGGGLALSGALFQGVLRNPLADSYTLGVSAGGALGACLCLLAGFTGLGVLSVPAWALAGALAALVVVLLMARAGGGYDAVTLVLAGVMVAATLQAAIGFVKFLAGENVAGLVFWLMGGLAAKTWAEAGVAWAGVCLGLPVALALARDLDALCLGDEQAAALGVSVDRVRLALLGAGALMTACCVAVSGIVGFVGLMVPHVVRLAAGPSHARLLPLSALGGMLLLLGADTASRELLAHEVPVGVLTAMLGGPYFCLLFVRGRARD from the coding sequence GTGAACAGAACCGTCCTCGTCATGCTCCTGGCCCTGGCGGCCCTGATCCTGGCCGCCGCCGGGAGCGGGGCCGTGCCCGTGCCCATGGCCGACGCCGCGCGCGTGCTGGCGGCGAAGCTCCTGGGCCGTCCCGGCTGGCTGGACGGAGTTCCGGAGATGAGCGCGGCCCTGGTCTGGGACGTCCGCCTGCCCCGCATCCTGACGGCGCTGGCCGTGGGGGGCGGGCTGGCCCTGTCCGGGGCCCTGTTCCAGGGCGTGCTGAGAAACCCCCTGGCTGATTCCTACACGCTGGGCGTCTCGGCCGGAGGGGCCTTGGGGGCCTGCCTGTGCCTGCTGGCCGGATTCACGGGCCTTGGCGTGCTGTCCGTGCCCGCCTGGGCCCTGGCCGGCGCGCTTGCGGCGCTGGTCGTGGTGCTCCTCATGGCCCGGGCCGGAGGCGGTTACGACGCCGTGACCCTGGTGCTGGCCGGGGTGATGGTGGCGGCCACGCTCCAGGCGGCCATAGGGTTCGTGAAGTTTCTGGCAGGCGAGAACGTGGCCGGGCTGGTGTTCTGGCTCATGGGCGGGCTCGCTGCCAAGACCTGGGCCGAGGCAGGGGTGGCCTGGGCCGGCGTGTGCCTGGGGCTCCCTGTCGCCCTGGCCCTGGCCCGCGATCTTGACGCCCTGTGCCTGGGCGACGAGCAGGCCGCCGCCCTGGGCGTGTCCGTGGACCGGGTGCGCCTGGCGCTCCTTGGCGCGGGGGCCCTGATGACGGCCTGCTGCGTGGCGGTGTCGGGCATAGTGGGATTTGTGGGTCTCATGGTGCCCCATGTGGTCCGTCTGGCCGCCGGGCCGTCGCACGCGCGGCTCCTGCCCCTGTCGGCCCTGGGCGGGATGCTCCTTCTCCTGGGGGCGGACACCGCCTCGAGGGAGCTTCTGGCCCACGAGGTCCCCGTGGGGGTGCTCACGGCCATGCTCGGCGGACCGTATTTCTGTCTGCTCTTCGTCCGGGGGCGCGCCCGTGATTGA